The Candidatus Nealsonbacteria bacterium nucleotide sequence CTATAACAAAGAGATTGATATTCGTGTTTCCACTTTCCCCACCGTATTGGGTGAAAAAGTAGTAATGAGAGTTTTATCTACTGGGGAATCAGTACTAACCTTAGAAGAATTAGGATTAGAAAAAAGAAATCTTACTTTAGTTAGGGAGGCAGCAGCCAAGCCCTATGGAATGATACTATCCACTGGTCCGACTGGATCTGGTAAAACAACTACACTTTATTCTCTACTTAATATCCTTAATCAAGAAGCTGTTAATATTGTAACTTTAGAGGATCCTATTGAGTATTTTCTTAAGGGAGTAAATCATTCTCAGATTCGTCCTGATATTGGCTATGGGTTTCCTCAAGGATTGCGCCATATCTTAAGGCAGGACCCGGATATTATCATGGTTGGAGAGATTAGAGATAAAGAAACGGCCAATCTTGCTATTAACGCAGCTCTTACTGGTCACATTGTTTTGTCTACTCTTCATACTAATAATGCCGCTGGTGTTATACCAAGGTTAATAGATTTAAATGTTCAACCATTCCTTATACCACCAGCCCTTAGTTTAGCCATGGCACAAAGATTAGTTGGAGTTCTTTGTAAGGATTGTAAGAGACAAAAAAAGATCAGCGAAGAAATGAAAGAATCAGTTATACTAGAACTTAAATCAATTCCAGAGAGTGCCAAGAAGGATATTGACACCTCTTTCGACAAAGTTTACGAAGCAGTAGGATGTAAGAAGTGTAATTTTAGAGGTTACAAAGGAAGAATAGGTCTTTTTGAAGTATTATCTATGACTGATGAATTGGCTGAAATAATAGTAACTAATCCAACTGAAGATAAGATTTGGAAAGAAGCCCATCGTCAAGAAATGATAACAATAAGGCAGGACGGAATATTAAAAGTATTAAAAGGTATAACCTCTATGGAAGAGGTTTCGTCAAGAAATGATAACAATAAGGCAGGACGGAATATTAAAAGTATTAAAAGGTATAACCTCTATGGAAGAGGTTATGCGAGTAGGAGAAGAATATTAAAACTATGTCGGAACAAAAAATAGATATAAAAGAATTACTTCGTACAGCAGTAGGAAGGAAAGCATCAGACCTTCATATTTCTGTTGACCATCGACCAACATTAAGAGTTATGGGAAGGTTGGGAAATATTCCAGAAATGAAAATTATCACGCCTCAAGATTCAAAGGAGCTTGCTTTTGCTTTAATGACTGAAGACCAGCAAGAGAAATTCATGAAAGAAAAGGAAATAGACTTTTCTTATGACTTTGAAAATGGAACCAGATTTAGGGTAAATGTTTATCAGCAAAGGGGAACTATTTCTTGCTCTCTTAGAATCGTTCCCACAAGAGTAAGTACTTTAGAGGAGCTTAATCTTCCAGCTGTTTTTACTAAATTTACTGAAGCTAGCCAAGGACTTGTTTTGGTGACTGGCCCATCGTCACATGGAAAATCTACTACATTAGCCGCTATGCTTGATAGGATAAATAGGACTCAGTTTAAGAGGATAATTACTATTGAAGATCCAATCGAATATATCTTTCAGGATGATAAATCAATCATCGACCAAAGGGAAATTAACTATGATACTTTCTCCTTTAGGCAAGCACTGAAGTCTGTTTTCAGACAAGATCCAGATATTATTATGGTTGGAGAAATGAGAGATGCAGAAACTATTGCGACTGTAATAACGGCCGCAGAGACCGGTCATTTGGTTTTTTCAACTCTCCATACAAATTCAGCGGCAGAAACTATTAATAGAATAATTGATTCATTTCCTGGTGATCAGCAAAACCAGATAAGGTCTCAACTCGCATCATCTCTTATTGGTGTTATCTCTCAAAGACTTATTCCTAAAAAAGATGGAGGCCTTGTGGCAGCTTGTGAGATACTAATGTCAACTCCGGCTACAGCCAATATTATAAGAGAGAATAGGGTTCATGAATTAGATTTTGTAATTGAAACATCTGCTGGAGAAGGAATGGTAAGTCTTAATAAGGCA carries:
- the tadA gene encoding Flp pilus assembly complex ATPase component TadA — encoded protein: MADLIQRLVEKKVIKEEDVAVLESEISTTGKREEEIILEKGIFPEKSLFQLKSEVVKVPFKKIEQEEISLKALEFISEDSAKHYKIVPLKIEEDILEVGMVYPEDLKVQEFLDFLSRQNNFSYKVFLISLTDYNLVLKKYQTIKKEFSQALESLEGELNKEGPGAEKVPEAKRALVVDAPVIKMVAVILKYALEGAASDVHIEPFKDKSRVRFRIDGILYASIFLPSKVHTAIVARIKILSNLKIDETRMPQDGRFSTTVYNKEIDIRVSTFPTVLGEKVVMRVLSTGESVLTLEELGLEKRNLTLVREAAAKPYGMILSTGPTGSGKTTTLYSLLNILNQEAVNIVTLEDPIEYFLKGVNHSQIRPDIGYGFPQGLRHILRQDPDIIMVGEIRDKETANLAINAALTGHIVLSTLHTNNAAGVIPRLIDLNVQPFLIPPALSLAMAQRLVGVLCKDCKRQKKISEEMKESVILELKSIPESAKKDIDTSFDKVYEAVGCKKCNFRGYKGRIGLFEVLSMTDELAEIIVTNPTEDKIWKEAHRQEMITIRQDGILKVLKGITSMEEVSSRNDNNKAGRNIKSIKRYNLYGRGYASRRRILKLCRNKK
- a CDS encoding type IV pilus twitching motility protein PilT; the encoded protein is MSEQKIDIKELLRTAVGRKASDLHISVDHRPTLRVMGRLGNIPEMKIITPQDSKELAFALMTEDQQEKFMKEKEIDFSYDFENGTRFRVNVYQQRGTISCSLRIVPTRVSTLEELNLPAVFTKFTEASQGLVLVTGPSSHGKSTTLAAMLDRINRTQFKRIITIEDPIEYIFQDDKSIIDQREINYDTFSFRQALKSVFRQDPDIIMVGEMRDAETIATVITAAETGHLVFSTLHTNSAAETINRIIDSFPGDQQNQIRSQLASSLIGVISQRLIPKKDGGLVAACEILMSTPATANIIRENRVHELDFVIETSAGEGMVSLNKALIHLIQKGKVSLDDALTYSRRPNELKKLIG